A section of the Pseudomonas lini genome encodes:
- a CDS encoding alpha/beta hydrolase, with the protein MLKLLALLTLLASTAVHAQAPLHTDLPLKYLEQAHAESRNLPLVIFLHGYGSNEQDLFDIKDELPPQYNYLSVRAPMTLEEGSYQWFRQKGEGAYDGETDDLKASGQVLRDFVAQAAKKYHTEADKVFLVGFSQGAMMSYEVALRHPDVVGGMAALSGRILPVLESELKPDEKRQQLAIFIGHGTADTLLPYNDGTDADSLLQRLSLKPEFHAYPGVGHSISATEIQDLRAWLQRLNP; encoded by the coding sequence ATGTTGAAGTTACTCGCTCTGCTCACGCTCCTGGCGTCCACCGCCGTCCACGCTCAAGCCCCGCTGCACACCGATCTGCCGCTCAAGTACCTGGAGCAGGCCCACGCTGAATCCCGCAACCTACCCTTGGTGATTTTCCTGCACGGCTACGGCAGTAATGAGCAGGACCTGTTCGACATCAAGGATGAATTGCCGCCGCAGTACAACTACCTGTCGGTGCGGGCGCCGATGACGCTGGAAGAGGGCAGTTACCAGTGGTTTCGCCAGAAGGGCGAGGGCGCCTATGACGGCGAGACGGACGACCTGAAGGCCAGCGGTCAGGTGCTGCGGGATTTTGTCGCACAAGCGGCGAAGAAATATCACACCGAAGCGGACAAGGTATTCCTGGTGGGTTTCAGCCAGGGCGCGATGATGTCCTACGAGGTCGCGTTGCGTCATCCCGACGTAGTGGGTGGAATGGCGGCACTGAGCGGGCGAATTCTGCCGGTGCTCGAATCCGAGCTCAAACCGGATGAAAAACGCCAGCAGCTGGCGATTTTCATCGGTCATGGCACCGCCGACACACTCCTGCCCTACAACGACGGTACTGATGCCGACAGCCTGTTGCAGCGCCTGTCACTCAAGCCCGAATTTCACGCCTATCCAGGTGTCGGTCACAGCATCAGCGCCACCGAGATACAGGATCTGCGCGCATGGTTGCAGCGCCTCAATCCCTGA
- a CDS encoding type 1 glutamine amidotransferase, with protein sequence MPALNLIQHHPAEGPGAIAKWARARGITLNVFRADLGQLPPVSATPVILLGGPYESNAGPTWLEAERQWLAGSLDQDAPVFAICLGAQLLALSLGGNVRRMACPETGWTTVTFADGQRLKVLEWHEDAIDLPAEAQLLASSDVCEQQMYRVGATRVGLQFHPEWNAESVATLNQHFAEESPLPRGPQDSAAYAAVFSWLQVTLDEWWTASSVNR encoded by the coding sequence ATGCCCGCGTTGAACCTGATCCAGCATCATCCTGCCGAAGGACCTGGCGCCATTGCCAAATGGGCCCGAGCCCGTGGCATTACGCTGAACGTGTTTCGCGCCGACCTCGGCCAGTTGCCGCCGGTGAGTGCGACACCGGTGATCCTGTTGGGCGGGCCTTATGAATCCAATGCCGGGCCGACGTGGCTGGAAGCGGAGCGTCAGTGGTTGGCGGGTAGTCTGGATCAGGATGCGCCGGTGTTTGCGATTTGTCTGGGCGCGCAATTGCTGGCGCTGAGTCTGGGTGGCAATGTGCGGCGGATGGCTTGCCCCGAAACTGGCTGGACGACCGTGACCTTTGCGGATGGCCAGAGGCTGAAGGTGCTGGAATGGCACGAAGACGCGATCGATCTACCGGCGGAGGCGCAATTGCTGGCCAGCAGTGACGTGTGTGAGCAGCAGATGTATCGCGTCGGGGCGACGCGGGTCGGGTTGCAGTTCCATCCGGAGTGGAATGCCGAATCGGTGGCGACCCTCAATCAGCACTTTGCCGAGGAATCGCCGTTGCCTCGGGGGCCACAGGACAGCGCCGCCTATGCAGCGGTGTTTAGCTGGTTACAGGTGACGCTAGATGAGTGGTGGACCGCTTCATCAGTTAATCGCTGA
- a CDS encoding rhodanese-like domain-containing protein codes for MPSLVREIPAAPSAIALMHFSNRLTFETDCSDVYGSQQAGEVDFVLVDVRGPLAFERGHVPGAINIPGRLITADGLAGYSKSTLFVVYCAGPHCNGANKAAVKLAALGYPVKEMIGGVTGWLDEGFELSVAVARTATAVIGCEC; via the coding sequence ATGCCCAGCCTGGTTCGCGAAATTCCCGCCGCCCCATCTGCCATTGCCCTGATGCATTTCAGCAACCGTCTGACTTTCGAAACCGATTGTTCCGACGTCTATGGCAGCCAACAGGCCGGCGAGGTGGATTTTGTCCTGGTCGACGTGCGCGGACCATTGGCGTTCGAACGCGGACATGTGCCGGGTGCGATCAACATCCCGGGGCGGCTGATCACGGCTGACGGCTTGGCGGGTTATTCGAAATCCACGCTGTTCGTGGTCTATTGCGCAGGGCCCCACTGCAACGGCGCCAACAAGGCCGCGGTGAAATTGGCGGCGCTGGGTTACCCGGTCAAGGAGATGATTGGCGGGGTGACGGGGTGGCTGGATGAGGGGTTTGAATTGAGTGTTGCGGTTGCACGCACCGCTACGGCGGTCATTGGTTGCGAATGCTGA
- the ftrA gene encoding transcriptional regulator FtrA encodes MQPTPGLVAILAYDGLCTFEFGIAVEIFGLARPEFDFPWYEHRIVAVDQGPMRAMGGIQVLADGGMELLEEARTIIIPGWRDRSAAVPEPLLAALRRAHARGARLLSICSGVFVLAATGLLDGHGATTHWRYTAELAERFPDIQVDPDVLYVDSGQLITSAGSAAGIDACLHLVARDFGTQVANSVARRLVMSPQRTGGQAQFIPSPVSPTPRSDLSRVMQWARERLHEPLEVRDLASEAAMSERTFLRRFTKASGLPPKAWLQHERLARARELLESTRQNTEQIAQRCGYRSVESFRVAFRSVVGVPPSVYRERFGREVKAII; translated from the coding sequence ATGCAGCCTACCCCTGGATTGGTCGCGATTCTGGCCTACGACGGCCTCTGCACTTTCGAATTCGGCATCGCCGTGGAGATCTTCGGCCTGGCGCGGCCGGAGTTCGATTTCCCTTGGTATGAGCATCGAATCGTCGCCGTCGACCAAGGGCCGATGCGCGCCATGGGCGGCATTCAGGTGCTGGCCGACGGTGGGATGGAACTGCTTGAAGAGGCCCGGACCATCATCATCCCCGGCTGGCGCGACCGCAGCGCGGCGGTGCCTGAACCCTTGCTCGCCGCCCTGCGCCGGGCCCATGCCCGGGGCGCGCGATTGCTGTCGATCTGTTCGGGGGTATTCGTACTGGCGGCCACCGGTTTGCTCGACGGTCACGGCGCCACGACGCATTGGCGCTATACCGCTGAACTGGCCGAACGTTTTCCGGACATTCAGGTGGACCCGGACGTGCTTTATGTCGATTCGGGCCAATTGATCACATCAGCCGGCAGCGCCGCGGGCATCGATGCCTGCCTGCATCTGGTCGCGCGGGATTTTGGCACTCAGGTGGCCAACTCGGTGGCGCGGCGGTTGGTGATGTCGCCGCAACGCACCGGCGGCCAAGCGCAATTCATTCCGTCACCGGTCAGCCCGACGCCACGCAGCGATCTGTCGCGAGTCATGCAGTGGGCGCGTGAACGTCTGCACGAACCGCTGGAAGTTCGCGACCTTGCCAGCGAAGCGGCCATGAGTGAACGCACGTTCCTGCGGCGGTTCACCAAAGCCAGCGGCCTGCCGCCGAAGGCATGGTTGCAACATGAGCGTCTGGCCCGGGCCCGCGAACTGCTGGAGAGTACCCGCCAGAACACCGAGCAGATTGCCCAGCGCTGCGGTTATCGATCGGTGGAAAGTTTCCGCGTGGCGTTTCGCAGCGTGGTCGGTGTGCCACCGTCAGTGTATCGGGAGCGGTTTGGACGTGAGGTGAAGGCGATTATTTGA
- the cobF gene encoding precorrin-6A synthase (deacetylating) — MKKLLVIGVGAGNPDYITMQAVKALNRVDVFFLMDKGQSKDKLIDLRREICERYITDRDYRFVEAHSPERERGDVDYKASVEDLNRAKQQTFERLISEEMTDDQCGGFLVWGDPALYDSTIRILQAILASGRCAFEFEVIPGITSVQALAAQHKVPLNRIGRSIEITTGRRLAAGQASDADSLVVMLDAQDAYRHVADQETEIYWGAYLGTPDEILISGKLKDVADEIERVRKAARLAHGWIMDTYLLRKF; from the coding sequence ATGAAAAAACTTCTGGTCATCGGTGTCGGCGCCGGCAACCCCGACTACATCACGATGCAGGCAGTGAAGGCGCTGAACCGCGTCGATGTGTTTTTCCTCATGGACAAGGGCCAGAGCAAAGACAAACTGATCGACCTGCGCCGCGAGATCTGTGAGCGCTACATCACCGATCGCGACTACCGCTTCGTCGAAGCCCACAGCCCGGAGCGGGAGCGCGGGGATGTGGACTACAAGGCCAGCGTCGAAGACCTGAACCGCGCTAAGCAGCAGACCTTCGAGCGGTTGATCAGCGAGGAAATGACCGACGACCAGTGCGGCGGTTTTCTGGTGTGGGGCGATCCTGCGTTGTACGACAGCACCATTCGGATTCTGCAGGCGATTCTGGCGTCAGGCCGGTGTGCGTTCGAGTTCGAGGTGATCCCCGGGATCACCAGCGTGCAGGCATTGGCGGCGCAACATAAGGTGCCGCTGAATCGCATCGGTCGCTCGATTGAAATCACCACCGGCCGACGGTTGGCGGCGGGGCAGGCGAGTGACGCCGACAGCCTGGTGGTGATGCTGGATGCACAAGATGCCTACCGTCACGTGGCCGATCAGGAGACGGAGATTTACTGGGGGGCTTACCTGGGGACGCCGGATGAAATCCTGATTAGCGGCAAGCTCAAGGATGTCGCGGATGAGATTGAACGGGTGCGCAAGGCGGCGCGGCTGGCGCATGGGTGGATTATGGATACCTATTTGTTGCGCAAGTTTTGA
- a CDS encoding histidine phosphatase family protein: MQATRLTLMCHARTVAQKLACFPTNEPLEMDWQSAKGSRCRQFKGTPRLLCGPELRTRQTAKLFGDDVEIVAALGDCDFGRWKGTSIDDLQMSEPETLQAWLNDPTSAPHGGESVTQLGERVAAWLNSLEATPGHVVAITHPFVIRAALMQVLQGAAFNQIDVEPLSAIELRFNGRWRLRLMGTDPEGAR, translated from the coding sequence GTGCAGGCGACCCGCTTGACCCTGATGTGCCACGCTCGAACCGTCGCACAAAAATTGGCGTGTTTTCCTACGAATGAGCCGTTGGAAATGGATTGGCAATCGGCGAAGGGGTCGCGTTGCCGCCAGTTCAAGGGCACCCCCCGTTTGCTCTGTGGCCCAGAACTACGAACCCGGCAAACCGCTAAGCTGTTTGGCGACGATGTGGAGATTGTCGCGGCCTTGGGGGATTGCGATTTCGGACGCTGGAAAGGCACGTCGATCGACGACCTGCAGATGTCTGAACCCGAGACGCTCCAGGCCTGGCTCAATGACCCGACCTCGGCACCCCACGGTGGAGAATCGGTGACGCAACTCGGTGAGCGGGTGGCTGCGTGGTTGAATAGCCTTGAGGCAACGCCGGGGCATGTCGTTGCCATCACCCATCCTTTTGTCATCCGCGCCGCATTGATGCAGGTGCTGCAGGGTGCGGCGTTCAACCAGATCGACGTCGAACCGTTGTCAGCCATCGAGTTGCGGTTCAACGGTCGCTGGCGGCTACGCTTGATGGGCACGGACCCTGAGGGAGCACGTTGA
- a CDS encoding MurR/RpiR family transcriptional regulator, with product MPSLRDLITDPGLDFTPSERKVIRALLDQYPRNGLGPMSRLAEHAGVSDPTIVRLVKKLGFSGHAEFQEALLSDMDDRLRSPSTLLQPRAHLKKDDPWGHYLANSHRALVDTQALTQPEDVRILIEWLLDTRHQVHCFGGRFSSFLANYLLNHLHLLRPGCFALEDNAQLPDRLFDVQRQDVVLVFDYRRYQSQALRVANAAKSRHARVVLFTDIYASPLREMADLIISAPVESASAFDSMVPALAQVEALVACLSLRSPDLADRLEGIDALRTDFDTHLLED from the coding sequence ATGCCCTCTCTCAGAGACCTGATCACCGATCCCGGCCTGGACTTCACCCCATCGGAACGCAAAGTCATACGAGCCTTGCTGGACCAGTACCCGCGTAACGGACTGGGCCCCATGTCACGTCTGGCCGAACATGCCGGTGTCAGCGATCCGACCATCGTGCGGCTGGTAAAAAAGCTTGGCTTCAGCGGTCATGCCGAGTTTCAGGAAGCGTTGCTCAGCGACATGGATGACCGCCTGCGCTCGCCCAGTACCCTGTTGCAACCCCGCGCCCATCTCAAGAAAGATGACCCCTGGGGCCATTATCTGGCGAACAGCCATCGAGCATTGGTCGATACCCAGGCGCTGACCCAACCCGAAGATGTACGAATTCTGATCGAATGGCTGCTCGACACCCGCCATCAGGTCCATTGCTTCGGCGGCCGTTTCAGCAGTTTCCTCGCCAACTATTTGCTCAACCACCTGCACCTGTTGCGGCCCGGTTGTTTTGCCCTGGAAGACAACGCGCAATTGCCGGACCGGTTGTTCGACGTGCAGCGTCAGGACGTGGTGCTGGTGTTCGACTATCGCCGCTATCAGTCCCAGGCCCTGCGGGTCGCCAATGCCGCGAAGAGTCGACATGCGCGGGTCGTGCTGTTCACCGATATCTACGCGTCACCGCTGCGAGAAATGGCCGACCTGATCATCAGCGCACCGGTGGAATCGGCGTCGGCCTTCGACTCGATGGTTCCGGCGCTGGCTCAGGTTGAAGCACTGGTTGCCTGCCTGTCCCTGCGCAGCCCCGATCTGGCCGATCGCCTGGAAGGCATCGATGCCCTGCGGACCGACTTCGACACTCACCTGCTGGAGGATTAA
- a CDS encoding isochorismatase family cysteine hydrolase — translation MFTLPHHSPRDLPFTADHTALLLVDMQRAWLEPQFDPHLNGPDAEYFLTRAHMQVVPNQRRLLSAFRGVRQNVLHTLIESLTADGRDRSLDHKLSDMHLPKGSPHARIIDDLTPIENEIVLPKTSSGVFNSTNIDYVLRNLETRHLIIAGIVTDQCVDMAVRDAADRGYLVTLVEDACATYTEQRHHACLNAIKGYCWITDTQTVLRRLQEMQS, via the coding sequence ATGTTCACGCTCCCCCACCATTCGCCCCGGGACTTGCCGTTTACCGCCGACCACACCGCACTGTTGCTGGTGGACATGCAGCGTGCCTGGCTTGAGCCGCAGTTCGACCCACACCTCAACGGGCCGGATGCCGAATACTTTCTGACCCGCGCCCACATGCAGGTGGTGCCCAATCAACGCCGGTTGCTCAGCGCCTTTCGCGGCGTGCGGCAAAACGTGCTGCACACACTCATCGAAAGTCTCACCGCCGATGGTCGCGACCGCTCGCTGGACCACAAGCTCTCGGACATGCACCTGCCCAAGGGCAGCCCGCACGCGCGAATCATCGATGACCTGACGCCGATCGAAAACGAAATCGTGTTGCCCAAGACCTCTTCCGGGGTCTTCAACTCCACCAACATCGACTACGTGCTGCGCAACCTCGAAACCCGGCACCTGATCATCGCCGGCATCGTCACCGACCAGTGCGTCGACATGGCCGTGCGTGACGCCGCCGACCGCGGTTACCTGGTGACGCTGGTCGAAGATGCCTGCGCCACCTACACCGAACAACGGCATCACGCCTGCCTGAACGCCATCAAAGGCTACTGCTGGATCACCGACACCCAAACCGTGCTCCGCCGGTTGCAGGAGATGCAGTCATGA
- a CDS encoding glutamine synthetase — protein MSARLSPLPMTTIVTTDLIGVTRGRSFPTDELDAYQVAGCGWVPANSALTPQDIIASSNPWGAYGDLRLIPDLSSRVTVNNGPDANAPALDFIHGDICETDGHPWGACPRTLLRNEVERYRDELGLQIHAAFEHEFNLGSGVAEHLAFSLEAQRQGAEFGGWLLSALRAGGAEPEMFLPEYGKHQYEITCRPALGVAAADRAVNVREITREIARQMGLNLSFAPKTSEQAVCNGVHFHVSLQDLAGHPVLYDAGTTNGLSTLGRHWAAGVLHYLPALCAFTAPTPVSYQRLQPHHWSASYACLGQRNREAALRICPTVSLGGKAVAAQYNLEFRAMDATASPHLAMAALLIAGRLGIEQHLALNAITDEVPDALNEEQRQARGIVALPASLSQALDCLRNSEALIEALPSALLDTYFAVKTEELRLTEQLSPADLCEHYARLY, from the coding sequence ATGAGCGCTCGCCTGTCGCCACTGCCGATGACCACGATCGTCACCACCGACCTGATCGGCGTGACGCGCGGCCGTTCCTTTCCCACCGACGAACTCGATGCCTATCAAGTGGCGGGCTGCGGCTGGGTGCCGGCCAACAGCGCCCTGACCCCGCAAGACATCATCGCCTCCAGCAATCCATGGGGTGCTTATGGAGACTTGCGGCTGATCCCCGACTTGAGTAGCCGCGTGACCGTCAACAACGGCCCGGACGCCAATGCCCCGGCGCTGGACTTCATTCACGGCGACATTTGCGAAACCGATGGCCACCCGTGGGGCGCCTGCCCGCGTACGCTGTTGCGCAACGAAGTGGAGCGTTATCGCGACGAATTGGGACTGCAGATCCACGCCGCGTTCGAACATGAATTCAACCTCGGCAGCGGCGTGGCTGAGCATCTGGCGTTTTCTCTTGAGGCACAGCGCCAAGGCGCCGAATTCGGCGGCTGGTTACTCAGCGCACTGCGTGCCGGCGGTGCGGAGCCAGAGATGTTCCTGCCGGAATACGGCAAGCACCAATACGAAATCACCTGCCGCCCGGCCCTCGGCGTCGCCGCCGCCGACCGCGCGGTGAACGTGCGTGAGATCACCCGTGAGATCGCTCGGCAAATGGGCCTGAACCTGAGTTTCGCCCCCAAGACCTCCGAGCAGGCGGTGTGCAATGGCGTGCATTTTCACGTGAGCCTGCAGGATCTGGCCGGCCACCCGGTGCTGTACGACGCCGGCACCACCAACGGCCTGTCGACCCTCGGCCGGCATTGGGCCGCCGGCGTTCTGCATTATTTGCCGGCGCTCTGCGCCTTTACCGCGCCGACGCCAGTTTCCTATCAGCGCTTGCAGCCCCATCACTGGAGCGCTTCCTACGCCTGCCTCGGCCAACGCAACCGCGAAGCGGCGCTGCGGATTTGCCCGACCGTGAGTCTGGGCGGCAAAGCCGTGGCGGCGCAGTACAACCTGGAATTTCGCGCCATGGACGCCACCGCCTCACCGCACCTGGCCATGGCCGCATTGCTGATCGCCGGGCGCCTGGGCATCGAGCAACATCTGGCCCTGAACGCGATCACCGATGAAGTCCCCGATGCCCTGAACGAAGAGCAACGCCAGGCCCGCGGCATCGTCGCCCTGCCCGCGTCCCTGTCCCAGGCCCTGGATTGCCTGCGCAACAGCGAGGCGCTGATCGAAGCCCTGCCGAGTGCGTTACTGGACACTTACTTCGCCGTTAAAACCGAGGAACTGAGGCTGACGGAACAGCTCTCGCCCGCCGATCTTTGTGAGCACTATGCGCGTCTGTACTGA
- a CDS encoding N-formylglutamate amidohydrolase, protein MRVCTESAELGIYTQPAYTLSREASEHPLILVCEHASRFIPAGLNDLGLSHEAAREHIAWDIGALALAEGLSEALGATLLAANYSRLLIDLNRPWHAPDSIALQSEIYQVPGNRDLDEATRDYRRHCLFEPFHTRLQTLIDARVAQGRPVRVVGIHSFTPIYYGQPRSLEVGVLYGQAGEYAQKVIDGLSRHPLKVAGNQPYKVDPRGDMTVPVHGDARGLESVLIEVRNDLLRTPENIGRWTDYLALLL, encoded by the coding sequence ATGCGCGTCTGTACTGAGTCCGCCGAGCTGGGGATCTACACCCAGCCTGCGTACACCCTGAGCCGGGAAGCCTCCGAGCACCCGCTGATTCTGGTGTGTGAGCACGCCAGTCGTTTTATCCCGGCCGGGTTGAATGACCTGGGCTTGAGCCATGAAGCCGCCCGCGAACACATCGCCTGGGATATCGGCGCCCTGGCGCTGGCCGAAGGCTTGTCCGAAGCACTGGGCGCCACTCTGTTGGCGGCCAACTATTCACGCCTGTTGATCGACCTCAATCGCCCGTGGCATGCGCCTGACAGCATTGCGTTGCAGAGCGAGATTTATCAGGTGCCGGGCAATCGGGATCTGGACGAGGCCACCCGCGACTATCGCCGCCATTGCCTGTTCGAGCCATTTCATACACGCCTGCAAACCTTGATCGACGCCCGTGTGGCGCAAGGTCGACCGGTTCGCGTGGTGGGGATTCACAGTTTCACGCCGATATATTACGGCCAGCCACGGTCGCTGGAAGTCGGCGTGTTGTACGGACAAGCCGGGGAGTACGCCCAGAAAGTGATCGACGGGCTGAGCCGGCATCCCTTGAAAGTCGCCGGTAATCAGCCGTACAAAGTCGATCCGCGGGGTGATATGACCGTGCCGGTTCACGGCGATGCACGAGGGCTTGAGTCGGTGTTGATCGAGGTACGCAACGATCTGCTGCGCACGCCCGAAAACATCGGTCGCTGGACCGACTATCTGGCGCTACTGCTGTAG
- a CDS encoding APC family permease — protein sequence MEIEEFGYKQELKRSLSLTDLVVYGMIFMIPIAPFGVYGYVNAEAPGMVPLAYIIGMVAMLFTALSYGSMARAFPIAGSVYSYAQRGLNPHVGFIAGWLMLLDYLLIPPLLYVYAAMALNHLYPDIPKVGFILAFLVSATFVNLRGITFTARMNIVFLLAQLVVLGIFLFYAWNALHNGGGNGELTLAPLYNPETFNFALLMQAVSIAVLSFLGFDAISTLAEEIKGDPGRSVGKAALITLLVMGVIFVVQTWIATDLAAGLGFKSADTAFYEIAEIAAGSWLATLTAVATALAWGVAVAITSQAAVSRLLFGMARDGKLPKVLAKVHPKHNTPYVSIYLVAALSLVICYLFINSVDTLTSLVNFGALSGFMLLHLTVINYYWRRQKSGQVIRHLLCPVIGFIIVAAIMYNMGVDAQKLGLIWIALGLVYLFFLNKLGASTVLPDPSNG from the coding sequence ATGGAAATAGAAGAATTCGGCTACAAGCAAGAGTTGAAACGCAGCCTGTCACTGACGGACCTGGTGGTGTACGGGATGATCTTCATGATCCCCATCGCCCCGTTCGGCGTTTATGGTTACGTCAACGCCGAAGCCCCGGGGATGGTGCCCCTGGCCTACATCATCGGCATGGTGGCGATGCTGTTCACCGCCCTCAGTTACGGCAGCATGGCCCGGGCCTTTCCGATTGCAGGCTCCGTGTATTCCTACGCACAACGCGGCCTCAACCCGCATGTCGGGTTTATCGCCGGTTGGCTGATGCTGCTCGATTATTTGCTGATTCCGCCACTGCTCTACGTCTACGCGGCGATGGCGCTGAACCATTTGTACCCGGACATCCCGAAAGTCGGCTTCATCCTGGCCTTTCTGGTCAGCGCCACCTTCGTCAACCTGCGGGGTATCACCTTCACCGCGCGGATGAACATCGTCTTTCTACTGGCGCAACTGGTGGTGCTGGGGATCTTCCTGTTCTATGCCTGGAATGCCCTGCACAACGGCGGCGGTAACGGCGAGCTGACTCTGGCGCCGCTGTATAACCCCGAGACGTTCAACTTCGCCCTGTTGATGCAAGCGGTGTCGATTGCCGTGCTGTCGTTCCTCGGTTTCGATGCGATTTCCACCCTCGCCGAAGAAATCAAGGGAGACCCGGGTCGTAGTGTCGGCAAGGCTGCGCTGATCACATTGCTGGTGATGGGCGTGATCTTCGTCGTGCAGACCTGGATTGCCACGGATCTGGCCGCCGGCCTGGGCTTCAAGTCCGCCGACACTGCGTTCTATGAAATCGCCGAAATCGCCGCCGGCAGCTGGCTGGCAACCCTGACCGCCGTGGCCACCGCCCTGGCCTGGGGCGTCGCGGTCGCGATCACCTCGCAAGCGGCGGTTTCGCGCCTGCTGTTCGGCATGGCGCGGGACGGCAAACTGCCGAAAGTGCTGGCCAAGGTGCACCCGAAACACAACACGCCGTATGTGAGCATCTATCTGGTGGCGGCGCTGTCGCTGGTGATCTGCTACCTGTTCATCAACTCGGTGGACACCCTCACCTCCCTGGTGAACTTCGGCGCCCTGAGCGGCTTTATGTTGCTGCACCTGACCGTGATCAACTATTACTGGCGTCGGCAGAAGTCCGGCCAGGTGATTCGTCACCTGCTCTGCCCGGTGATCGGCTTCATCATCGTCGCGGCCATCATGTACAACATGGGCGTCGATGCACAGAAACTCGGCCTGATCTGGATTGCCCTGGGGCTGGTCTATCTATTCTTCCTCAACAAACTGGGTGCCAGCACGGTCCTACCCGACCCAAGCAATGGCTGA
- a CDS encoding arginine N-succinyltransferase, whose protein sequence is MLVLRPVELTDLVQLQHLARDSLVGVTSLPDDTERLREKILDSCASFEKDVQGPGPENYFFVLENLTTRRLVGCAEILATAGFNEPFYSLRNRHFTSASRELNIEHGVPALSLCHDLSGHTLLRGFHIDAALKRTRFSELLSRARLLFIAAHKARFAEAVITEIVGYSDEQGQSPFWDALGKHFFDLPYVEAERLCGLQSRTFLAELMPQYPIYVPMLPPAAQACIGRIHPDGQEAFDILEREGFETNSYIDPFDGGPTLYARTSNIRSIAQSQTGTVHPGSAIDARGNYLVSNDSLKGYRAIVAELDYRAGQPVTLSAEMCAALNVTDANAIRLIAL, encoded by the coding sequence ATGCTGGTCTTACGCCCAGTGGAGTTAACCGACCTGGTCCAGTTGCAGCACCTTGCGCGCGACAGTCTGGTGGGGGTCACGTCCTTGCCGGACGACACCGAACGCCTGCGCGAGAAGATTCTCGACTCCTGCGCTTCGTTCGAGAAAGACGTCCAGGGGCCTGGCCCGGAGAATTATTTCTTCGTGCTGGAAAATCTCACGACCCGCCGTCTGGTCGGCTGCGCGGAAATCCTCGCCACCGCGGGGTTCAACGAGCCGTTCTACAGTTTGCGCAACCGCCATTTCACCAGCGCCTCACGGGAGCTGAACATCGAGCATGGGGTGCCGGCGTTGTCGTTGTGCCATGACCTCAGTGGTCATACTTTGCTGCGCGGTTTCCATATCGACGCGGCGCTGAAACGCACGCGGTTTTCCGAATTGCTGTCCCGGGCGCGGCTGCTGTTCATCGCCGCCCACAAGGCGCGCTTTGCCGAAGCGGTGATCACCGAGATCGTCGGTTACAGCGACGAACAGGGCCAGTCACCATTCTGGGATGCGCTGGGCAAGCATTTCTTCGACCTGCCGTACGTCGAGGCCGAGCGGCTTTGCGGTCTGCAGAGCCGGACATTTCTCGCCGAACTGATGCCGCAATACCCTATTTACGTGCCGATGCTGCCGCCGGCGGCACAGGCATGTATCGGCCGGATTCATCCTGACGGTCAGGAGGCCTTCGACATTCTTGAACGCGAAGGCTTCGAAACCAACAGCTACATCGACCCGTTCGACGGTGGCCCGACGTTGTACGCACGCACCTCGAACATTCGCTCCATCGCCCAAAGCCAGACCGGTACGGTGCATCCAGGCTCAGCCATCGACGCCCGTGGCAACTACCTGGTGAGCAACGATTCGTTGAAGGGTTATCGCGCCATCGTCGCCGAGCTCGACTATCGAGCCGGGCAACCTGTGACGTTGAGCGCCGAAATGTGTGCGGCCCTGAATGTGACCGACGCCAATGCGATCCGGTTGATCGCCCTGTGA